A DNA window from Verrucomicrobiota bacterium contains the following coding sequences:
- a CDS encoding cysteine--tRNA ligase, with product MPPRFFNTLSRSVQPFFPRDPQGKRVGLYCCGPTVHDFAHIGNFRTFVFADLVRRHLEASGFEVRHVMNITDVEDKIIARIRQTGTSLQEFTRQFERAFLEDHAALGCLKPHVTPRATEYVQEILELIQKLLDQGVAYQAPDRSVYFSIDRYRGCGCRYGQLVQLDFEEMRPGERVSRDEYAKESVADFALWKARVPEDGPVFWPSPWGEGRPGWHIECSAMSMKCLGPSFDLHLGGEDLMFPHHEDEIAQSEGARMQAPGEPFVKYWMHGAHLLVEGKKMAKSLGNFFTLRDLLAKGFSGREIRFLLLSAHYRESFNFTLDGLKGAQAALSRLDDCLRRVAERAGGGQPPERHEASPILVKFRAALDDDLNVSAAWGVVFEWVAALNRSLAEGTLAPESAREALANWGSMDAVLGVGRAVEAEAPPEFQALLEERQSARKARDFKRSDAIRDELKTQGWAIEDTPQGPRLKKL from the coding sequence ATGCCGCCGCGATTCTTCAATACTTTGTCCCGGTCGGTTCAACCCTTCTTCCCACGCGACCCGCAGGGGAAACGGGTGGGACTCTATTGTTGCGGACCGACGGTGCATGACTTTGCTCACATTGGGAATTTTCGGACCTTCGTATTCGCCGATTTGGTCCGGAGACACCTTGAGGCAAGCGGATTCGAAGTCCGGCACGTGATGAACATCACGGACGTGGAAGACAAGATCATTGCGAGGATCAGGCAGACCGGTACTAGTCTTCAGGAGTTCACCCGGCAGTTTGAAAGGGCGTTCCTCGAAGATCACGCGGCGTTGGGTTGCCTGAAGCCCCATGTGACGCCCCGGGCGACGGAGTATGTTCAGGAGATTTTGGAACTGATCCAGAAACTCCTCGATCAAGGCGTCGCTTACCAGGCACCCGACCGGTCGGTCTATTTCAGCATCGATCGATATCGGGGCTGCGGCTGCCGCTACGGCCAGTTGGTGCAACTCGATTTCGAGGAAATGCGCCCGGGAGAACGTGTGAGCCGCGACGAGTACGCCAAAGAATCGGTGGCGGATTTCGCGTTGTGGAAAGCGCGCGTGCCCGAGGACGGTCCGGTTTTTTGGCCCAGCCCCTGGGGGGAGGGCCGCCCAGGCTGGCACATCGAGTGCAGTGCCATGAGCATGAAGTGTCTGGGTCCGAGCTTCGACCTGCATCTGGGCGGCGAAGATCTGATGTTCCCGCACCACGAGGACGAGATTGCTCAGAGTGAAGGGGCCAGAATGCAAGCGCCCGGGGAGCCCTTCGTGAAGTATTGGATGCACGGCGCTCATCTGCTGGTGGAAGGAAAGAAGATGGCCAAATCCTTGGGCAATTTCTTCACCCTGCGCGATCTGCTGGCCAAAGGATTCTCCGGGCGTGAAATCCGCTTTCTGCTGCTTTCAGCCCACTACCGCGAATCCTTCAACTTCACCCTCGACGGCCTGAAAGGAGCCCAAGCGGCGCTGAGCCGGCTGGACGACTGTCTGCGCCGGGTCGCGGAACGGGCGGGGGGAGGGCAGCCGCCAGAGCGGCACGAAGCCTCCCCAATCCTGGTCAAGTTTCGTGCGGCGCTCGACGATGACCTCAATGTTTCGGCGGCCTGGGGGGTGGTTTTCGAGTGGGTGGCCGCGCTCAACCGCTCCCTTGCGGAAGGGACACTCGCGCCTGAATCGGCGCGGGAAGCACTCGCAAACTGGGGCTCCATGGACGCGGTGCTCGGGGTGGGGCGCGCGGTGGAAGCCGAAGCTCCTCCTGAGTTCCAAGCCCTGCTCGAGGAGCGACAATCGGCGAGAAAAGCCAGGGACTTCAAGCGGTCTGACGCGATCCGGGATGAATTGAAAACCCAGGGCTGGGCGATTGAAGATACCCCGCAGGGTCCGCGCCTCAAGAAACTCTAA